The Capsicum annuum cultivar UCD-10X-F1 chromosome 3, UCD10Xv1.1, whole genome shotgun sequence genomic sequence CGCCCAAAAGTTTTAAGCTTTATGCCCCTTTAATTGAGATGATCACACAACTCAATATGGTATCAATGCAGATAAAGAAAGGTCCTAGATTCAAGTCTCACTGCCGCGCAGTAGTAAAAAGAGGAATCGCGTGGTtagcctaaaagaaagaatcTGTTACAAATCTAGCCACGGTGGAGGACCCAATTGATATACTGTTAAATTACATTTGGGACTCTGGTAGTACGGATTTTACTGCCTCAGTGAGAAAGGCCCGTCTTCATTGTAGAGATCCCCCAGTAGAATCGGTTAAAGGAATGATCTTGTGCATTTAAGTTGCGTATATATAGTAGATGAACTATACCTTTAGGGTTATTGCTAAGAGTtaatatgttattttcttttcactaGCTATTTTATAAAAGCAGTGTGGCATCTCCgttttctattttccttttgttctttGATCTGCTTGTAAGTTCCTTTTTTGATCAATAAAGACCTTAGTTTGTTACAGAATCAAATCCGCACATGAGGTGTGTGTTAAAGATATGATTAAGTAAATAAAAGTGACTCTCTCTAACAGTATAAGCTTTTATATAAAGGTATTATACGATTCAACACAAGTTATGTCGTTTCCTTTAGTTTTTGACCGTCTTTTACTTGGTAGAGAGATTTATGTAGTTTCTATGTGGTTTACTTCTTAAAGAAAGATTTACTTTTGAAGTTCTGTATAGTTGGATAATGCATGTAATATCAATAGGGAAGAGCTGTATAAAGAATGCGTTACAGCATTACAAGGTGGGCAGCTATTGAACAGAAAAGACCTAAATGCAATCAGGAAGTCACTACAAGAAGCTTTTGAAAATGCGGATAGGAAACTCTTGAACTGGTAAGCTACTGCAGCATGtaaataagaagaaatagaatcCATGTGGTTTCATACTCTATATGATTGTATTAGAGGTTTAGATGCTGTTTCATTTTGGAAAAGGCTTGAGAGTAGCGAAAAGGAAGATGAATCCGGTTCGACAGCTACTGCTCTATTTGTTGGGACTGATACATTGATTATCGCACATGTTGGAGATTCATCTGTGGTACATGACCATCCATTCCTACTGACAATGAAATGATTGTTGTTGAGATGTTCTTCGAGGGTGATAGGTGTTTTTTAACCCCCGGAGCCTTGTATGTTAATGCAGGTGTTGTCAAGGTCTGGAAAAGCAGAAGCATTGACCAATTCACACAGGCCATATGGAAACAACAAGgtttctctccaagaaatcagAAGAATCAATGAAGCAGGTGGATGGGTGTGTTTCCTATACTTGACCCCTCCCAGCGTCCCCAAGAATAGTCGATTGTTTTATTCGTCTGCTTCTATTCAGAGTTCTTTCTTGAAATGCTGGTCAAAAACTCAATATCTATAAATGCAACAAGTAAATGGCTTGCCGAGAAATATACATGAGAAAGAGCAAATTAGGAGTTACAGTACTATTGCTTTCAGGATGAACATTGGTCAGCATCCGTGTTGACATAGGATGTATATTATGTCCGCAGATTGTCAATGGAAGAATTTGTGGAGATATTTCAGTATCCCGTGCTTTTGGTGATACGAGATTTAAGACAAAGAAGAATGAGTATGTTCTTTCTGATTTTCTGTTGAACTGATTGGAAGCATATGCTTTATTCATTTGCGTTTCTTAGTTGCCctggaaaaataaaataacttgcTCATTCTGATCATTGCTTACTAGGATGCTGGAGAAAGGGTTTAAAGAGGGCAGATGGTCTGAAAAGTTTATTTCTCGGTAATTTCCATTTCTTGCTTGAGCTGCAAATCCTACTGATGATAAGGCTGCACTAGCTAGCACATGCATCACCGAGCAGTACAAGCTGTCTATTCTCAATATTGTACAATCAGATTTAAGAAATTTGAAGAGGTTTGCAAGAATTCACTGATTTTACAGCGATAAGTTTCACAAACCGCATTTGACCTAATGGAcaaataacatataaatattaGTGACAGAAACTCTCACCTTATAATCATAAGCAAGAAATCAGTGGATGTCCTCACACTACAACTTGTGCACCTAGAATGGATCACACTGATTAGGTGACTCAGACAATCTTATGAATGCTGTTTCTAATGGTGCTTGAAAAAATATGCTTTCAACTTTGTTTTATGCATTAGCTACAGCCAACAAACACTAGGATCTAGAAGAGCATAGTAATGGTTTAACTCCTCATTGGCAGCAGTGCTTTGATATTAAGTAAAATTTACTTAGCTAATTTATCCTCCATGCTAGATTTgttgattatgagattttaattgTGAATTTTATATAGCAGATTAGCCTGTCTAGTTAGAATTAGGGAACTCAACTAAGTAAACAGCACAGTACATCATTATGGTTTCTTGAAAGTAAATGTAATATCTTTTTCTACTTTGCTAGGATTCAGTTCAGGGGAGACTTGGTCACAGCATCTCCAGATGTTTTACAGGTGACTCTTGGATCAGACGCCGAATTTGTAGTATTAGCATCTGATGGATTATGGGATTGCATGAAAAGGTCTGAGAAAAGGATTATTACATACTACAGCCAATTGAATCTAACAAAGATCATGATCTCATTAGAGTTTTTCTTACTATTTCAGCGCTGAAATAGTAGATTTCGTTAGGAACCAGCTTCGAGAGCATGGCAATGTtcaggtttttttttttaatcctctGCCTAATTAGCTTTGGTGCAAAGTTGCGGCACCATATATAACCTGATTCTTTTTTTCCCCAACAGATGGCCTGTGAAGCTCTTGCACGGACCGCCTTGGTAAGAAAATATTCTACATTCTGTACTTTAATGATCTCTAGACACACATACAAGTATAAATGCTTAACATTTTGATTTTGCATTTCAGGACCGACGTACACAAGATAATGTCAGCATTGTCATTGCTGATTTGGGGTATGCACTTGACCTTTTGCGACCAATGTGATTTTACTGCTATTTGAGAAACCTAAGGTGTTGGCAGGTGACCTGAGAATGGAATTAATAGTTTCTGAAATTTGCTCATGGAGAAAGTCGCAATACTTTCTTTTAGGCTAGATAGTTTTTTGTACCTATCATCCATCTGCCCCCGAGTAAAGGTAGCAGGACTAGGACTTTCACTGAGGGAACTCAAAAGTATAGTAGACACAGGAATAATCCATGGGAATTCAACATCTACcacaaatacataaaaaataatttcgaCCTATATACAGTTTGATCTTCCAGCGGAAAAGGATCAGATGAACCCCTTGCGCCCCTAGTTCTGCCCTTGCCTGTATGATCAAACTCAGATGAACCCCTTGCGCCCCTAGTTCTGCCCCTGCCTGTATGATCAAACTTATTTAGCTATAAAATTCCTTTTAATCATCATTGTCAACTACAAGAAAGTCATATAAGTCATAGTGGGAATACAAAAAAGTTTCTGATGAAGACATCAAGTGATGTGATTACACACCATTAAGAAAGGCCATAAGCAATTTGACTCAAGTTGTAGTGGCTgatcttctttttcatttatgtGTTAGGCAGAactgtaaagatttgacttttttCAGTCTCTTATAGTAGTTAGTGGTCTACATATCCacaagattttgatgttatactttctttttctaataattttagcACCATGTATCACAGTGATTATATACTTGCTTTATATTTGTTTTGACATATCAACAGGAGGACGGACTGGAGAAATTTACCTGTGCAGAAACAAAATGTTGTGTTAGAACTGGGACAGGCTTTAGTCACAATCAGTTTTGTGTCAATTGGAATATGGTTATCAACCATG encodes the following:
- the LOC107863092 gene encoding protein phosphatase 2C 57, yielding MALSNPHLQKILLLNKICCNYGYKKNIIQKTAGGGGEGRGRCCSAIAIDAPAPLTSVSGIRWGSTMIQGPREEMEDDAVIVQSDDLDGFTYAAVFDGHAGFSSVKFLREELYKECVTALQGGQLLNRKDLNAIRKSLQEAFENADRKLLNWLESSEKEDESGSTATALFVGTDTLIIAHVGDSSVVLSRSGKAEALTNSHRPYGNNKVSLQEIRRINEAGGWIVNGRICGDISVSRAFGDTRFKTKKNEMLEKGFKEGRWSEKFISRIQFRGDLVTASPDVLQVTLGSDAEFVVLASDGLWDCMKSAEIVDFVRNQLREHGNVQMACEALARTALDRRTQDNVSIVIADLGRTDWRNLPVQKQNVVLELGQALVTISFVSIGIWLSTMISP